A genome region from Clostridium pasteurianum includes the following:
- a CDS encoding nucleotide disphospho-sugar-binding domain-containing protein, producing the protein MKKIVFFGWKAKSNFNESLSILENIIRNDVRVYYFGFEEYRQAIENMGIKFFQYKDIRKNLEDIYKNETRPKFTVEDIVNRSSVFNRKLLEMFKEMAEYDLEKVKMILPNIIFRDNAAVNGKIVASKLKKRTVGINCLITMLNEDVKSDPVKLFGLFNSVDFTKVKGIKESGFYSRIINRHIKNSEELEVPYINPVHVVDGEDDINISFGGSLIQPDGKFNNKEYIVAKPLLRNMCQDLGHDVRLQEFIDSKEKLIYFATGSTIRASNKFYNIVINTVRRTNYNLIISVPNLSNNYNKKFPQNVLVRDMINQQKILERADLFITAGGYNSVCEAVHNLVPMMVRPIINDQAVNAYKIKELGIGEVIKTDDIDKESLLNYINILINDQMYKSNLQKVKRNFQKSKDIEKILNDILINV; encoded by the coding sequence TTGAAAAAGATAGTTTTTTTTGGATGGAAAGCTAAAAGTAATTTCAATGAAAGCTTATCCATATTAGAAAATATTATTAGAAATGATGTTAGAGTATATTATTTTGGATTTGAAGAGTATAGACAGGCTATAGAAAACATGGGTATTAAATTTTTTCAATATAAAGATATTAGAAAAAATTTAGAGGATATTTATAAAAATGAGACAAGACCTAAATTTACAGTAGAAGATATTGTTAATAGGAGCAGTGTATTTAATAGAAAGTTATTAGAGATGTTTAAGGAAATGGCTGAATATGATTTGGAAAAAGTTAAAATGATTTTGCCTAATATTATTTTTAGAGATAATGCTGCTGTAAATGGAAAAATAGTTGCAAGTAAATTGAAAAAAAGAACAGTAGGAATTAATTGTTTAATTACAATGCTTAATGAGGATGTTAAGAGTGATCCGGTGAAGTTATTTGGATTATTTAATTCAGTTGATTTTACGAAAGTAAAGGGAATAAAAGAAAGTGGTTTTTATTCTAGAATAATAAATAGGCATATAAAAAACAGTGAAGAATTGGAAGTGCCATATATAAATCCTGTTCATGTAGTAGATGGTGAAGATGATATAAATATATCCTTTGGAGGCAGTTTAATACAGCCGGATGGTAAATTTAATAATAAAGAATACATAGTTGCAAAACCATTATTAAGAAATATGTGTCAGGATTTAGGTCATGACGTGAGATTGCAGGAATTTATTGATAGTAAAGAAAAATTAATTTATTTTGCAACGGGATCTACCATAAGGGCTAGTAACAAGTTTTATAATATCGTAATTAATACTGTGCGTAGAACAAATTATAACTTAATTATTTCAGTTCCAAATTTAAGTAATAACTATAACAAAAAATTTCCACAGAATGTATTAGTAAGAGATATGATAAATCAGCAAAAAATTTTAGAGAGGGCTGATTTGTTTATAACAGCTGGAGGATATAACAGTGTTTGTGAGGCTGTACATAACCTAGTTCCTATGATGGTGAGACCAATTATTAACGATCAAGCAGTTAATGCATATAAGATAAAGGAATTAGGTATTGGAGAAGTTATCAAGACTGATGACATAGATAAAGAATCGTTATTAAATTATATTAATATATTAATTAATGATCAAATGTATAAGAGCAATTTACAGAAAGTCAAAAGAAATTTTCAAAAGTCTAAAGATATAGAAAAAATTTTAAATGACATACTTATTAACGTATAA
- a CDS encoding PTS sugar transporter subunit IIC, which produces MSKVDTIQEKIIPPIMKFANSKIITAIKDGIIITMPLTLIGSIFLLIANFPIPGWNSWMAGIFGANWSVPLTQVSSSTFDILALAAVIGIASQYAKNEGQDGVTSGLLGLVTFLIIMPGYTFVKAGTKYGSLVLKNPINVTASIDKGWTGGKGMIAALIIGVLVGYTYSWFLNHDIRIKLPESVPAGVSNAFSALIPGAVIMVVAMLVYIFFSVVTGGTALEWIYKVLQIPLQGITDSFGGAIVIPFVISFFWWFGVHGATLIGGVMNSIYQANTLANGEVAKTGAKLIASGAGKNAHIVCQQFQDNFLTMTGSGITIGFVVACVLFARSQRLKQLGKLALIPGIFNINEPVLFGLPVVLNPLMFIPFVIVPVMSGILTYLSMYVGLVPCFTNVQVAWTTPPIISGFLVAGWQGAVLQIVIILLASVIYFPFFKVLDKQYAEEELNGDAEEE; this is translated from the coding sequence ATGAGTAAAGTAGATACTATTCAAGAAAAAATTATTCCGCCGATAATGAAATTTGCAAATTCAAAAATCATTACGGCAATTAAAGATGGTATTATAATTACAATGCCATTAACTCTTATTGGATCAATATTTTTATTGATAGCTAACTTCCCAATTCCTGGATGGAACAGCTGGATGGCAGGAATATTTGGAGCAAACTGGTCAGTACCATTAACTCAAGTTTCAAGTTCAACTTTTGATATATTGGCACTTGCGGCAGTAATAGGTATAGCTTCTCAATATGCAAAAAATGAAGGACAGGATGGTGTTACTTCTGGACTTCTCGGACTAGTAACTTTTTTAATTATCATGCCAGGATACACATTTGTTAAAGCAGGAACTAAATATGGTTCTTTAGTATTAAAGAATCCAATTAATGTAACAGCTTCTATTGATAAGGGTTGGACCGGTGGTAAAGGAATGATAGCCGCTTTGATTATTGGTGTACTCGTTGGATATACTTATTCATGGTTCTTAAACCATGATATAAGAATCAAACTTCCTGAGAGTGTACCAGCTGGAGTTTCAAATGCTTTCTCAGCTTTAATACCAGGTGCTGTCATTATGGTAGTAGCTATGCTCGTATACATTTTCTTCAGTGTTGTTACTGGTGGAACTGCACTTGAATGGATTTATAAAGTATTGCAGATTCCATTACAGGGAATTACAGATTCATTTGGCGGAGCAATAGTAATACCATTTGTTATATCTTTCTTCTGGTGGTTTGGTGTTCATGGTGCTACTCTTATTGGTGGTGTTATGAATTCAATATATCAAGCAAACACACTTGCAAATGGTGAAGTTGCTAAAACTGGTGCTAAATTAATAGCTTCAGGAGCTGGAAAAAATGCTCACATAGTATGTCAGCAGTTCCAAGATAACTTCTTAACAATGACTGGTTCAGGAATAACTATAGGCTTTGTTGTAGCATGTGTATTATTTGCGAGATCACAGCGTTTAAAACAATTAGGTAAATTAGCATTAATTCCAGGAATATTTAATATTAATGAGCCAGTTTTATTTGGTCTTCCAGTAGTATTAAATCCACTTATGTTTATACCATTTGTAATTGTCCCAGTAATGTCAGGAATTCTTACTTATCTTTCTATGTATGTTGGTCTGGTACCTTGCTTTACAAATGTTCAGGTTGCATGGACGACGCCGCCGATAATATCAGGATTTTTAGTTGCCGGTTGGCAAGGTGCAGTACTTCAAATTGTAATAATACTATTAGCATCAGTAATATATTTCCCATTCTTCAAAGTACTTGATAAACAGTATGCTGAAGAAGAATTAAATGGTGATGCTGAAGAAGAATAG